In Desulfobaculum bizertense DSM 18034, the genomic stretch ACAAGTTTGAATTTCATTCACGCGAAGCGTGGAGGGAATTCAAACTCGATGAGGATACGTAAGGGAATCATTCCCTTACGCGGGGGTTTGGGGGCGGCGCCCCCAATCTTCCACAGCGCCTAATAATTGCTTCGTCGCGAGACGCGGATCAGACGCGGAGCAAATAGCGGAGACGACGGCGACACCGTCAGCGCCAGCCTGAATAAGCTCTGCGGCGTTGGCAGCAGTAACGCCACCAATGGCGACGAGGGGACGCGACGTGCTGGCGCGGAGATTGCGAAGCCCACCGAGTCCCCACGGGGGAGCGGTATCGAGCTTTGTTGGCGTGGAAAAGACAGGACTGACGCCGTAATAATCGACATCAAAAGCTTCTGCCTCACGAGCCTGCTCAAGGGTCTCGACAGAGAGACCGAGAATCGCGTTGCTGCCAAGGAGCGCACGAGCGTCGGAAGGATGCATGTCTGACTGCCCAACGTGCACACCGTCAGCCTTGCAGGCAAGGGCAACATCAACCCGGTCGTTAATGATG encodes the following:
- the thiE gene encoding thiamine phosphate synthase; its protein translation is MSRECDLRVYLVTDPRLCAARGILETVQQAVAGGSRLIQLREKQTSTREFVELSRAVMAALRGTGAKCIINDRVDVALACKADGVHVGQSDMHPSDARALLGSNAILGLSVETLEQAREAEAFDVDYYGVSPVFSTPTKLDTAPPWGLGGLRNLRASTSRPLVAIGGVTAANAAELIQAGADGVAVVSAICSASDPRLATKQLLGAVEDWGRRPQTPA